The segment CTCCGCTCATCGTAAAGCTGATCGCGGGCGGCCAACACGACGAGAGCCGCCTGATCGGAAACATCCAGTCGGTCAAGATCGGCCTGTTCGTGGTGACCTTCGCCGCCTCGGTCGGCATCGCGCGCCTCTTGAACTACGACGCCGACACGTATCACGCCATCGTGCTGATGAGCATCGCGATGCTGCCGGAGGTCCTGCAAAGCACGCACGTCTCCCGCTACGACGGCAACCAGCGCATGGAACTGTCCGGCCTCATCGACATCGCCCGGACGGCGTTTTTGCTCGCCGGCGTGCTGATCGCGGTGTTTTTCAAGTTCGGTCTGTTCGGCATCCTCTGGGCTTACGTCCTGCACTACCTTTTCGGGCTTGTGATCTCCGAGATGGTTTCCGCTCGATATCTCGTCCGGACGCGCCCGCGATTCGATTTTTCCGTGTGGCGCATGTGCCTGAAGGAGGCGTTGCCGTTTCTGGCGATCGGCATCGTGTGGATCATCGCGTTCCGCGTGGATATGGTGATGCTCTCCAAGCTCAAGGACGAGACGAGCGTCGGGTTCTACGGCGCGGCGTACACGATCTTCGAGGTGCTGCTCGTCGTGCCGATCATGTTCACGCGTGCGCTTTATCCGGCTCTCGCCCGCGCCAACGTCCAGGGCTCGGACGCGGAAATGTTGCGCAAGAGCATGCGGATATTTTTTCTGGCCGCGTTGCCGATCGGCGTCGGGATGGCGATGGTCGCGCCGCAGGTCATCACGCTCGTGCTCGGCGAAAAGTATCTGCCGGCGAGCTTCACCGTCTCGATTCTCTCGTCGTGCCTGTTCGTGTGGTTTTGCACGATGGGCTTTTCCTGGTCGCTCACGGCGCGCGGCCGCCTCGGCGTCGTCCTGAAGGCAAACCTCGCGGCGCTTCTCGCCAACGTCGTGGCGAACTTCATCCTGATCCCGCGCTTTGACTACACCGGCGCCGCCGTCGCCACGATATTCAGCGAGGGCGTCTATTTCGCCATCGTCGTCGGCCCGCTTCATCGCGAGGTGATGACCGTGGACCGCCGTATCCTTCATCCCGGCGCGATCGCCGCGACCGTGGCGATGGGAATCGCCGTCTGGCTGACGCGGGATTGGGCGCTCTACGTGCGCATCCCCCTCGGCGCGCTTGTTTACATTGCGGCGGCGATCGCCAGCGGCGCGCTGCGGGAACCGTTCATCATCGCGATGTTGCGGAACATGCGGCCCTCCCGAAAGCAGGAGGCCTGAGCCGTGGGCGTTATCGCGCCGCTCACGCGCCGGCCGGCGGTCCTGGCCCTGACGCTCACCGCGCTCTCCGCGGCCCTCGCGGCGGCGGCGCTGCTGGTGGAACCGATTTTTGTCCTGGCCGGCGCGATCGCGCTTGTCGGCGCGGCGGCTCTTATCAGCTATCCGTTCGCGTGCGTGCCGATCTATTACGTGCTGATTTACGTGCGTCCGGGCGATACGTGGGAGCAGCTCGAAAAACTTCGCATCGTCCTTTTGCTCGTCGCGCTCATGGGCGGCGCGTTCGTGCTGAGGGTTCTTGTCTTCCGCAATCTCAAATTGCTTCGCAGCGGCCAACTCGCCGCCGTCATCGCGCTGATGGCCGTCATCGGCATGTCGATTATCGGCTCGTATTACCGCAGCGCCTCGCTGGAGCGATTTTTCGACATGGCCCGCGTTCTGGTGATGGTGTTTCTCGTCGCGCACATCGTGGACACGCTCCCGCGCCTGAAAATCACGATCTGGAGCATTCTCCTTTCGTTGACGTATCTGGCCGTCACGAACTTCACGCTTTGGGCGACAGGGCAGAAGGTCATCGACAACGGCGGTTCGGGCGGCGTGTCCGGGGGATTTCTCGGCGACGGCAACGACTTCGCGCTGGCGATGAACGTCATGATGCCGATGGCGATTTTTCAGTTTCTTTACGCGAAAACCTGGAAGCTGCGCCTGGCGTGCGCGGGCGTCGTGGTCGCGTTCGTGCTCGCCATCGTGGCGACCTACAGCCGCGGCGGATTCCTCGGCCTGATCGCCGTTTTCGCGATGGCGTTCTTCTTCTACATCATGCGCACGCGCCAGTGGGGCAAGGGCGTCGCGATCATCGTGCTCGTGTTTCTGCTCGGCGGCATCGGGATCGCGATTTTCGCGCCCGACAGCTTCAAGGAGCGCATGGGCGGCATGGCCGAATACGAAGAGGACGAAAGCGCGCTCGGTCGCCTGGACGCCTGGGGCGCCGGCGTGCGGATGCTTGTCGATCAACCGCTGTTCGGCGTCGGCGCGGGCGCGTTTTCCGATGCCTACGGACTGAAATACAAGCCGTTTGACGCGATCGCGAACACGTGGCGCGAGGCGCACAGTTTTTACGTTCAGACGATGGCCGAACTCGGTATCGCCGGGATTTTCTGCGTCGGCTTTCTGATTTTCCTCGAGTTCCGTGACCAGCGGCGCATCCACCAGTACGGCATCGCCGATCCGCGGATTCAGAAGGAAGTGCATTTTCTGGCCGACGCATTGACCTGCGGCCTCGTCGGTTTTCTTGTGTCCGGCGCGTTCCTGTCGGTTCTTTACTATCCGCACCTCTATATTCTCGCCACGCTGACGATCATTCTGCTCAATATCGCCCGCAAGACCTCGCAGTTCACCCCGGAGGAGTTCGTCCGTGAGGCTCACGTCTCCCAGATCTGAAGAGGACGCCGCGCGCTGGGATGCGTTCGTGGAATCCTCGCCGAGGGCGACATTTTTTCATCGGCACGGCTGGCGCCGAACGATCGAGGACGCCACGGGAGCGGTGCCGGACTATCGGGCCGCGGAGCGCGACGGCCGCGTCGTGGGCGTGCTGCCCATGTTCCATTTTGCGTCCAGGCTGTTTGGGCGCATGGCGGTGAGCATGCCCTTTCTGAACTACGGCGGCGTCGCGGGAGAAAGCGACGACGTCGAAAGGTCGCTTGCCGACGACGCGCGCAACCGCGCCGCCGAAGCGGGATGCGCGTACGTGGAGATGCGCCAGCGATTCGCCTCGCCGCTTGGCCTTCCCGTGTCCGACCGAAAAGTGACGAGCATCCTTCCGCTCGACGGCGGCGCGGACGCGGTCTTCGCTCGCCTGCACCAAAACGTGCGCAACAAGATTCGCAAGGCCGGCAAGGCGGGCGTCGTTATCGTGCGGGGTATCGAAAATGTCGGCGCGTTTTACGAAATGTATTCGCGAAACCTGCGCGACCTGGGCACGCCGGTCATCGCGCGGTGCTTTTTCGAAAAGATCGCCGCCGCCTTTCCCGATCACGCGATGATTTACGTCGCGAGACACGAGGGTCGATTGATTGGCGCGAAGCTCGTCTTTTTCGACCGGGACGTCTGCTACTTCGTCTGGGCGGCTGCGCCGCGGGAAGAGCTGCGCCACGCCCCGGTGCAGGCTCTCAATTGGGCGGCGATCGAAGATGCCGTGGCGCGCGGCGTGAAAGAGATCGATTTCGGCCGGAGCACCGCCGGCGGAACGCACGCCGATTTCAAAAAATATTGGGGCGTGCGGGTGGAACCGCTGCCCTGGACCTACGCACTGATTGCCCGAAACGAGTTGCCGGGGCTGAATCCCGACAACCCGAAGTTTCGCCTGGCGATCGGCGCGTGGAAAAAGATGCCCCTTTGCCTGACGCGTGTTGTCGGTCCGCCGATCGCGCGCCATTTGCCGTAACCGCCGTGAGCGCGCTTCCTCCCGTCGCCACGCACGCCCCGCTCCGCGCGGTCCTCGCGCCGGCATTCGCCCGCGCGCGCGCGGTCTCCGATCTCGAAGCGCGCATCGCGCGTGAACTATCGGGCTATCGCGCCATCGCGGCAAGTTCGGGCCGCGCGGCGCTCACGCTGATCCTTTCCGCGTTGCGCGAGAAGACGGGAAACGATCTTGTCGGTGTGCCGGCGTACACCTGCTACACGGTGCTTTCGGCGATCGCGCGCGCGAAAATGAGAGCCGCGCCGATGGATGTTTCGCCCGAAACATTCGATTTCGCCGGGAGTTGGAACGGCGCGTCCGGCGATCTGGCGGCGATCGTGTCGCCCGGACTGT is part of the bacterium genome and harbors:
- a CDS encoding FemAB family PEP-CTERM system-associated protein, translated to MRLTSPRSEEDAARWDAFVESSPRATFFHRHGWRRTIEDATGAVPDYRAAERDGRVVGVLPMFHFASRLFGRMAVSMPFLNYGGVAGESDDVERSLADDARNRAAEAGCAYVEMRQRFASPLGLPVSDRKVTSILPLDGGADAVFARLHQNVRNKIRKAGKAGVVIVRGIENVGAFYEMYSRNLRDLGTPVIARCFFEKIAAAFPDHAMIYVARHEGRLIGAKLVFFDRDVCYFVWAAAPREELRHAPVQALNWAAIEDAVARGVKEIDFGRSTAGGTHADFKKYWGVRVEPLPWTYALIARNELPGLNPDNPKFRLAIGAWKKMPLCLTRVVGPPIARHLP
- a CDS encoding O-antigen ligase family protein, whose amino-acid sequence is MGVIAPLTRRPAVLALTLTALSAALAAAALLVEPIFVLAGAIALVGAAALISYPFACVPIYYVLIYVRPGDTWEQLEKLRIVLLLVALMGGAFVLRVLVFRNLKLLRSGQLAAVIALMAVIGMSIIGSYYRSASLERFFDMARVLVMVFLVAHIVDTLPRLKITIWSILLSLTYLAVTNFTLWATGQKVIDNGGSGGVSGGFLGDGNDFALAMNVMMPMAIFQFLYAKTWKLRLACAGVVVAFVLAIVATYSRGGFLGLIAVFAMAFFFYIMRTRQWGKGVAIIVLVFLLGGIGIAIFAPDSFKERMGGMAEYEEDESALGRLDAWGAGVRMLVDQPLFGVGAGAFSDAYGLKYKPFDAIANTWREAHSFYVQTMAELGIAGIFCVGFLIFLEFRDQRRIHQYGIADPRIQKEVHFLADALTCGLVGFLVSGAFLSVLYYPHLYILATLTIILLNIARKTSQFTPEEFVREAHVSQI
- a CDS encoding flippase, with the translated sequence MSGARIGTNSIILITAEAVRRGISLVIIFFIANNLPVHEFGVYRLATSFFVIFLTFANFGMSPLIVKLIAGGQHDESRLIGNIQSVKIGLFVVTFAASVGIARLLNYDADTYHAIVLMSIAMLPEVLQSTHVSRYDGNQRMELSGLIDIARTAFLLAGVLIAVFFKFGLFGILWAYVLHYLFGLVISEMVSARYLVRTRPRFDFSVWRMCLKEALPFLAIGIVWIIAFRVDMVMLSKLKDETSVGFYGAAYTIFEVLLVVPIMFTRALYPALARANVQGSDAEMLRKSMRIFFLAALPIGVGMAMVAPQVITLVLGEKYLPASFTVSILSSCLFVWFCTMGFSWSLTARGRLGVVLKANLAALLANVVANFILIPRFDYTGAAVATIFSEGVYFAIVVGPLHREVMTVDRRILHPGAIAATVAMGIAVWLTRDWALYVRIPLGALVYIAAAIASGALREPFIIAMLRNMRPSRKQEA